One genomic region from Deltaproteobacteria bacterium encodes:
- a CDS encoding NAD-dependent epimerase/dehydratase family protein, with translation MKILITGCAGYLGSRLALYLRQAHPDCTVVGLDNLSRRGAETSLPALAAHGVSLLHGDIRHPSDLRALPPADWVVDCAANPSVLAGLGGFGAGSAEQLVEHNLVGTANVLEYCRQHRAGLVLVSSSRVYSVAALNALPVREEATRLALDPQRVEGVPGLSVEGLDETFSTEPPVSLYGATKLAGEILALEYGQAFDFPVWVNRCGVIAGPGQFGKIDQGVFSFWVYAFLVGRPLRYLGFGGTGKQVRDLVSAEDLARLVALQLHEPGRPVPRRLNVGGGLKSSLSLLETTALCEEFFRREGLVTASREERPFDMPYYVTDNRRVTTHWGWEPSQTGEELLLGLCRWASEHRAFVEAIMKG, from the coding sequence GTGAAGATCCTCATCACCGGCTGCGCGGGCTACCTCGGCTCGCGGCTCGCGCTCTACCTGCGGCAGGCCCACCCGGATTGCACCGTCGTCGGCCTCGACAATCTCAGCCGGCGCGGCGCCGAGACGAGCTTGCCCGCGCTCGCCGCTCACGGCGTCTCCCTGCTGCACGGAGACATCCGCCACCCGTCGGACCTCCGCGCCCTCCCCCCGGCCGACTGGGTCGTGGACTGCGCGGCCAACCCGAGCGTCCTCGCCGGCCTCGGCGGCTTCGGCGCGGGGAGCGCCGAGCAGCTCGTAGAACACAACCTCGTCGGCACCGCCAACGTGCTCGAGTACTGCCGCCAGCACCGCGCGGGACTCGTGCTGGTCAGCTCGAGCCGGGTCTACTCGGTCGCCGCGCTGAACGCGCTCCCGGTGCGCGAGGAGGCCACGCGCCTCGCCCTCGATCCGCAACGCGTCGAGGGGGTCCCCGGCCTCAGCGTGGAGGGGCTCGACGAGACCTTCTCCACCGAGCCCCCCGTCTCGCTCTACGGCGCGACGAAGCTGGCCGGCGAGATCCTGGCCCTCGAATACGGCCAGGCCTTCGACTTCCCCGTCTGGGTCAACCGCTGCGGCGTGATCGCCGGCCCCGGCCAGTTCGGCAAGATCGACCAGGGGGTCTTCTCCTTCTGGGTCTACGCCTTCCTCGTCGGCCGGCCGCTGCGCTACCTCGGATTCGGCGGGACGGGAAAGCAGGTGCGGGACCTCGTCTCGGCCGAGGATCTCGCGCGGCTCGTGGCCCTGCAGCTCCACGAGCCGGGCCGCCCCGTACCGAGGCGGCTGAATGTGGGAGGCGGCCTGAAGAGCAGTCTCTCGCTCCTCGAGACCACTGCGCTCTGCGAGGAGTTCTTCCGGCGCGAGGGGCTGGTCACTGCGTCGCGGGAGGAGCGCCCCTTCGACATGCCCTACTACGTGACCGACAACCGCCGCGTGACAACGCACTGGGGGTGGGAGCCGAGCCAGACCGGCGAGGAGCTGCTGCTCGGCCTCTGCCGGTGGGCCAGCGAGCATCGCGCGTTCGTCGAGGCGATCATGAAGGGCTGA
- a CDS encoding pseudouridylate synthase, with protein MVRLLYEDAELVAVDKPSWAVVHRARGAAGAVVLAEVLARQVGGPVFPVHRLDRQTSGVMVFARTSSAASVLAGDVREGRWRKRYLGLCRGVVGEAREVDHPVADGERRLPARTDFDPLEAFCGRYTLVRAFPRSGRRHQVRYHLKHIAHPLIGDANYGQGAINRFFKETFGLSRMFLHAEALRIVHPRRAEHLSFEAPMPAELEEVLARLRIYEGPVL; from the coding sequence ATGGTGCGACTCCTCTACGAAGACGCGGAACTGGTCGCGGTGGACAAGCCGAGCTGGGCCGTGGTGCACCGCGCGCGCGGTGCCGCCGGAGCCGTCGTTCTGGCCGAGGTGCTGGCCCGCCAGGTGGGGGGGCCGGTCTTCCCGGTGCACCGCCTCGACCGCCAGACCTCCGGGGTGATGGTCTTCGCCCGGACCTCGAGCGCCGCGTCGGTGCTGGCCGGGGACGTGCGCGAGGGGCGCTGGCGCAAGCGCTACCTCGGGCTCTGCCGCGGCGTGGTCGGCGAAGCCCGCGAGGTGGATCACCCCGTGGCCGACGGGGAGCGCCGCCTCCCCGCGCGCACCGACTTCGACCCGCTCGAGGCCTTCTGCGGGCGCTACACGCTCGTGCGGGCCTTTCCGCGCTCCGGTCGTCGGCATCAGGTGCGCTACCACCTGAAGCACATCGCCCACCCCCTCATCGGGGACGCGAACTACGGTCAGGGGGCGATCAACCGCTTCTTCAAGGAGACCTTCGGCCTCTCGCGCATGTTCCTGCACGCCGAGGCGCTGCGCATCGTCCACCCGCGGCGCGCGGAGCACCTCTCCTTCGAGGCGCCGATGCCCGCCGAGCTCGAGGAGGTGCTGGCCCGGCTCAGGATCTACGAGGGGCCGGTGCTCTGA
- a CDS encoding ATP-binding cassette domain-containing protein — protein sequence MIHVQNLVKHYRTHKRPPGLLAALRSLVARRYEVVPALDGISFHIPPGARVGFLGPNGAGKTTALKVLAGLLHPTAGEVRVAGFRPQERQAAFLSSITLVTGQKQQLLWDLPPVETFELNRAIYQIPRAEADGTIAELSTLLQLGDLVQKPTRQLSLGERMKCELVAALLHRPKILFLDEPTIGLDVGMQAAIRRFIKEYNERHGATVLLTSHYMADVAALCPRIVVIDHGRLTYDGGLEELARASRPEKRVTLRLGAPATPEQLARLAGRLVQQGEAQVTLQVPQAELNGTIAAALAELAVVDLTVEDAPLEEILAELFDRPKASPPATAESAR from the coding sequence ATGATCCACGTCCAGAACCTCGTCAAGCACTACCGCACGCACAAGCGCCCGCCGGGGCTCCTCGCCGCGCTTCGCTCGCTCGTGGCCCGCCGCTACGAGGTGGTCCCGGCACTCGACGGCATCTCGTTCCACATTCCACCAGGCGCGCGCGTCGGGTTTCTCGGCCCGAACGGTGCCGGCAAGACCACGGCCCTGAAGGTGCTGGCCGGCCTGCTCCACCCCACCGCCGGAGAGGTGCGCGTGGCGGGCTTCCGGCCGCAGGAGCGCCAGGCCGCCTTCCTGAGCAGCATCACGCTCGTCACCGGCCAGAAGCAGCAGCTCCTCTGGGACCTCCCCCCCGTCGAGACCTTCGAGCTCAACCGGGCCATCTATCAGATCCCGCGCGCCGAGGCCGACGGCACCATCGCGGAGCTCAGCACGCTCCTGCAGCTCGGGGACCTCGTGCAGAAGCCGACGCGCCAGCTCAGCCTCGGCGAACGCATGAAGTGCGAGCTCGTGGCGGCGCTGCTCCACCGCCCCAAGATCCTCTTTCTCGACGAGCCCACGATCGGCCTCGACGTCGGGATGCAGGCCGCGATCCGCCGCTTCATCAAGGAGTACAACGAGCGGCACGGCGCGACGGTGCTCCTCACGAGCCACTACATGGCCGACGTGGCCGCCCTCTGCCCGCGCATCGTGGTCATCGACCACGGACGCCTGACGTACGACGGCGGGCTGGAGGAGCTCGCCCGCGCGAGCCGGCCCGAAAAGCGCGTCACCCTGCGCCTCGGCGCCCCCGCCACCCCCGAGCAGCTCGCGCGACTCGCGGGCCGCCTGGTGCAGCAGGGCGAGGCGCAGGTCACGCTCCAGGTGCCGCAGGCCGAGCTGAACGGCACCATCGCGGCGGCCCTCGCCGAGCTCGCGGTCGTGGACCTGACCGTCGAGGACGCCCCCCTCGAGGAGATCCTCGCCGAGCTCTTCGATCGACCGAAGGCGTCGCCCCCCGCGACGGCGGAGAGCGCGCGGTGA
- a CDS encoding ABC-2 family transporter protein: MAYRGEFLIWILSTNMPLVMLLLWSAVAEEAPVGRFGVREFSAYFLATLVVRLLTGAWVVWQLNYEIRHGALAMRLLRPLHPFVSYAAEHLAALPIRVLLALPIAGAALLWLGRDQLASDPLHWVVFPLSLAGAWALTFGVMLVIGTLGFFWESSLSLFDLWLGLFFVFSGYTIPLELFPASLLALSKWLPFRYVLSFPVETLLGLLGRRELLLALASQWTYVAIVYAAALLLWRAGLRRFAAYGG, encoded by the coding sequence ATGGCCTATCGCGGCGAGTTCCTGATCTGGATCCTGTCGACCAATATGCCGCTCGTCATGCTCCTCCTCTGGAGCGCGGTGGCCGAAGAGGCTCCCGTCGGGCGCTTCGGGGTGCGGGAGTTCAGCGCGTACTTCCTCGCCACGCTCGTCGTCCGGCTTCTCACCGGCGCGTGGGTCGTCTGGCAGCTCAACTACGAGATCCGCCACGGCGCGCTGGCCATGCGGCTGCTCCGGCCCCTCCACCCCTTCGTCTCGTACGCCGCGGAGCACCTCGCCGCCCTGCCGATCCGCGTCCTCCTCGCCCTCCCCATCGCGGGGGCCGCGCTCCTCTGGCTCGGCCGCGACCAGCTCGCCTCGGACCCGCTCCACTGGGTCGTCTTCCCCCTCTCGCTCGCCGGGGCGTGGGCCCTCACCTTCGGCGTGATGCTCGTCATCGGTACCCTGGGCTTCTTCTGGGAGAGCTCGCTCTCGCTCTTCGACCTCTGGCTCGGCCTCTTCTTCGTCTTCTCGGGCTACACCATCCCCCTCGAGCTCTTCCCGGCCAGCCTGCTCGCCCTCTCCAAGTGGCTCCCCTTTCGCTACGTCCTCTCGTTCCCGGTCGAGACCCTCCTCGGCCTGCTCGGTCGCCGCGAGCTCCTGCTCGCCCTCGCCAGCCAGTGGACCTACGTGGCCATCGTCTACGCCGCGGCCCTCCTCCTCTGGCGCGCCGGCCTACGCCGCTTCGCCGCCTACGGTGGGTGA
- a CDS encoding ABC-2 family transporter protein, producing MRRYLTLLALQLKLSLLLSLQYRLDFVVGAVLSLFWTAIALIPLLVLFSGRKTVAGWKADEALVVVAWFTVLKGVLDGAIRPALQTVVEQVRKGTLDFLLLKPADAQFLVSTARFELPKLVDVASGLAILVIALGRLGHVPSPQAVALTLLLLCGAVLILYSIWILVIALAFILVKVDNLSFLFASVYDAARWPASVYRGALAILFTFVIPLAVMTTFPALAILERLELWRAGLALVGALAFTGIARVVWLRALRRYTSAGG from the coding sequence GTGCGCCGCTACCTGACCCTCCTCGCGCTGCAGCTCAAGCTTTCGCTCCTCCTCTCCCTGCAGTACCGCCTGGACTTCGTGGTGGGCGCGGTCCTCTCGCTCTTCTGGACCGCCATCGCCCTCATCCCGCTGCTCGTGCTCTTCTCGGGGCGGAAGACGGTGGCCGGGTGGAAGGCGGACGAGGCCCTGGTGGTCGTCGCCTGGTTCACCGTCCTCAAGGGGGTTCTCGACGGGGCGATCCGTCCCGCGCTGCAGACCGTCGTCGAGCAGGTGCGCAAGGGGACGCTGGACTTCCTCTTGCTCAAGCCCGCCGACGCCCAGTTCCTCGTCTCGACCGCCCGCTTCGAGTTGCCGAAGCTCGTGGACGTCGCCTCCGGCCTCGCGATCCTCGTCATCGCGCTCGGGCGCCTGGGTCACGTCCCGTCCCCACAGGCGGTGGCGCTCACCCTGCTGCTCCTCTGCGGCGCGGTGCTCATCCTCTATTCCATCTGGATCCTGGTCATCGCCCTCGCCTTCATCCTGGTCAAGGTGGACAACCTCTCGTTCCTCTTCGCGTCGGTCTACGACGCGGCGCGCTGGCCCGCGTCGGTCTACCGGGGCGCGCTGGCGATCCTCTTCACCTTCGTCATCCCGCTCGCCGTCATGACCACGTTTCCGGCCCTCGCCATCCTCGAGCGCCTGGAGCTCTGGCGGGCGGGCCTGGCCCTCGTCGGGGCGCTGGCCTTCACGGGGATCGCGCGGGTGGTGTGGTTACGGGCGCTAAGGCGCTACACCAGCGCCGGCGGCTAG
- a CDS encoding glycosyltransferase family 2 protein: MSVQLQPDVCVPSSSAPLVSAVVVNWNGGDMLFESLESLFGQSYGRIEVILVDNASTDGSGDEAVRRFGSRLHVIWNVENTGFAFANNQGIAQARGEWIFLLNNDAIADREAIRELVDFGASRREVGMLACRVLQKDAPDHFDSVGLLFYPDGVARSRGWAERDEGQYDRAEEILAPNACAAMYRRAMLEEVGVFDDAYFMYLEEMDLAVRGQLSGWRCWYVPSARAWHKKSATAGNSSSKKAYFVERNRVWNAVKLLPRGMLVRSPLSTLRRYVVQGYAAARGRGLSAEFVGQHSFGQVAGVMLRAYGAAALRLPEMMAKRREIQGRRRLSVGEWNQLLRRHELSVVELAMKA, from the coding sequence ATGAGCGTGCAACTCCAGCCCGACGTCTGTGTCCCGAGCTCGTCCGCGCCTCTCGTGTCGGCGGTGGTGGTGAACTGGAACGGCGGCGACATGCTCTTCGAGAGCCTGGAGTCGCTCTTCGGTCAGAGCTACGGCCGGATCGAGGTGATCCTGGTCGACAACGCGTCCACCGACGGTTCGGGGGACGAGGCGGTGCGGCGCTTCGGCAGCCGCCTGCACGTGATCTGGAACGTCGAGAACACGGGGTTCGCCTTCGCCAACAACCAGGGGATCGCCCAGGCCCGCGGGGAATGGATCTTCCTGCTGAACAACGACGCTATCGCCGACCGCGAGGCGATCCGGGAGCTCGTGGACTTCGGCGCCTCGCGACGCGAGGTGGGGATGCTCGCCTGTCGCGTGCTCCAGAAGGACGCACCGGACCACTTCGACTCGGTGGGGCTGCTCTTCTACCCCGACGGGGTGGCGCGGTCGCGCGGGTGGGCCGAGCGGGATGAGGGGCAGTACGACCGGGCGGAGGAGATCCTGGCTCCCAACGCGTGCGCGGCCATGTACCGCCGCGCGATGCTCGAGGAGGTCGGGGTCTTCGACGACGCCTACTTCATGTACCTGGAGGAAATGGACCTCGCGGTGCGAGGACAGCTCTCGGGCTGGCGCTGCTGGTACGTGCCGAGCGCCAGGGCGTGGCACAAGAAGTCGGCCACGGCAGGGAACTCGTCGTCGAAGAAGGCCTACTTCGTCGAGCGGAACCGCGTGTGGAACGCGGTGAAGCTGCTGCCCCGCGGGATGCTGGTGCGGAGTCCGCTGAGCACGCTCCGGCGATACGTCGTGCAGGGGTACGCGGCGGCGCGTGGGCGAGGACTGTCGGCGGAGTTCGTGGGGCAGCACTCCTTCGGTCAGGTGGCGGGGGTGATGCTTCGCGCGTACGGCGCGGCGGCGCTCCGGTTGCCCGAGATGATGGCCAAGCGGCGCGAGATCCAGGGCCGGCGCCGACTCAGCGTCGGGGAATGGAACCAGCTCCTTCGGCGCCACGAGCTCAGCGTCGTCGAGCTGGCGATGAAGGCCTGA
- a CDS encoding YjbQ family protein, producing the protein MKSLTRHLTFNVPARLGFVNITHEVEQAVTESGVQEGLCLVNAMHITASVFINDDESGLHRDYQVWLEKLAPHAPTEQYLHNRTGEDNADAHLKRQVMGREVVVAITQGRLDFGPWEQIFYGEFDGRRAKRVLVKVIGE; encoded by the coding sequence ATGAAATCACTCACGCGTCACCTGACCTTCAACGTGCCCGCGCGCCTGGGCTTCGTCAACATCACGCACGAGGTCGAGCAGGCGGTGACCGAGTCGGGGGTGCAGGAGGGGCTGTGCCTGGTCAACGCCATGCACATCACCGCCAGCGTCTTCATCAACGACGACGAGTCGGGGCTGCACCGGGACTACCAGGTCTGGCTCGAGAAGCTCGCGCCGCACGCGCCCACCGAGCAGTACCTGCACAACCGCACTGGCGAGGACAACGCTGACGCGCACCTGAAGCGGCAGGTGATGGGACGCGAGGTGGTGGTGGCCATCACGCAGGGGAGGCTGGACTTCGGTCCCTGGGAGCAGATCTTCTACGGGGAGTTCGACGGGCGGCGGGCGAAGCGCGTCCTGGTCAAGGTGATCGGCGAGTAG
- the hrpB gene encoding ATP-dependent helicase HrpB — translation MATTHAPLLPLPIDPVVPELVAALRRESSAVLLAPPGAGKTTRVPPALLEAELFPGQLLVLQPRRVAARAIARRIADERGFELGREVGYQVRFERCLSHDTRLRVVTEGILTRMLQQDPLLEGVGGVILDEFHERNLHSELALALLREVQTSVRPELRIVVMSATLDPAPVAAFLGGCPVLEAEAHSHPLEVQYAEREDRRPLPVRTAATVERALRDDPSGGHVLAFLPGVGEIRATLRALEGLRGVEVLPLHGTLSAEEQDRVLAPSRQRRAILATNVAETSLTIEGVTSVVDSGLVRLQRHDPRTGIDQLVLTRISVASANQRAGRAGRTGPGRVYRLWTRAQQVGLAPFTVPEIRRVDLAPTVLEVRAWGSDPLTFGWFEAPEPSLLERADRLLVRLGALAEGARTITADGKRLLGLPVHPRLGRLLLEAHRRGCLREGAGLAALLAERDILRLDRGPSSESVRASELPTGPSDLLLRLELLFAATESTASDLGPTGLPLDRAALRHARRAAAQLEREAARAFGPPARSRNSDDAAPLRLLLAAFPERVTRRREPGSPRGLMVGGRGVVLDPRSVVREAPFFLSIAVDGAGPEARVLLASQLDPAWLSRREEVVCEFDADRQQVIAARRLLHEDLCLEEARAAPPAEAAAELLATEAAKELSKALTLDGETGQILARLRCLAAWMPELGLPACDDDALVALLPELCHGRRSFADLRAVELGAWIVARLEHAQRQALERHAPTRLAVPSGSQVRLDYAPGRAPVLAVRLQELFGLADTPRIAAGRTPVLLHLLSPAGRPVQVTQDLRSFWNTTYPEVRKELRARYPKHAWPEDPWNAPPERRPRRRS, via the coding sequence GTGGCAACCACGCACGCGCCCCTTCTGCCCCTGCCGATCGATCCGGTCGTCCCCGAGCTCGTGGCCGCTCTACGGCGCGAGAGCTCCGCCGTGCTCCTGGCGCCCCCCGGCGCAGGCAAGACGACGCGTGTCCCGCCAGCGCTGCTCGAGGCGGAGCTCTTCCCCGGGCAGCTCCTCGTGCTGCAGCCGCGCCGCGTGGCCGCCCGCGCCATCGCCCGGCGGATCGCCGACGAGCGCGGGTTCGAGCTGGGACGCGAGGTCGGCTATCAGGTCCGGTTCGAGCGCTGCCTCTCCCACGACACGCGCCTCCGCGTGGTGACCGAGGGGATCCTCACCCGGATGCTCCAGCAGGACCCGCTCCTCGAGGGGGTCGGGGGGGTGATTCTGGACGAGTTCCACGAGCGGAACCTGCACAGCGAGCTCGCGCTGGCGCTGCTGCGCGAGGTTCAAACGAGCGTTCGGCCGGAGCTGCGGATCGTGGTCATGTCGGCCACGCTCGACCCCGCGCCGGTGGCCGCGTTCCTCGGCGGCTGCCCCGTCCTCGAGGCGGAGGCGCACAGCCATCCCCTCGAGGTGCAGTACGCGGAGCGCGAGGATCGACGTCCCCTGCCGGTGCGGACTGCCGCCACCGTAGAGCGAGCCCTGCGCGACGACCCGAGCGGCGGCCACGTCCTCGCCTTTCTCCCGGGCGTCGGGGAGATCCGCGCCACGCTCCGGGCCCTCGAGGGCCTGCGCGGGGTGGAGGTGCTGCCGCTGCACGGCACCCTCTCCGCCGAGGAGCAAGACCGCGTGCTCGCGCCCAGCCGCCAGCGCCGCGCGATCCTGGCCACGAACGTGGCCGAGACCTCCCTCACCATCGAGGGGGTGACCTCGGTGGTGGACAGCGGCCTCGTGCGGCTCCAGCGGCACGACCCCCGCACGGGGATCGACCAGCTCGTGCTGACCCGCATCAGCGTGGCCTCCGCCAATCAGCGGGCCGGACGCGCCGGGCGCACCGGTCCCGGGCGGGTCTACCGCCTCTGGACGCGCGCGCAGCAGGTGGGCCTCGCGCCCTTCACGGTCCCCGAGATCCGTCGCGTGGACCTCGCCCCGACGGTGCTCGAGGTGCGGGCCTGGGGGAGCGACCCGCTCACCTTCGGCTGGTTCGAGGCGCCGGAGCCGAGCCTTCTCGAGCGGGCGGACCGGCTGCTCGTGCGCCTCGGGGCGCTCGCCGAGGGAGCGCGCACCATCACGGCCGACGGCAAACGCCTCCTCGGGCTCCCCGTGCATCCGCGCCTCGGGAGACTTCTGCTCGAGGCCCACCGCCGGGGCTGCCTCCGCGAGGGCGCGGGGCTCGCCGCCCTCCTCGCCGAGCGGGACATCCTGCGGCTCGACCGCGGCCCCTCTTCCGAGAGCGTCCGGGCCTCGGAGCTCCCCACCGGACCCTCGGACCTCCTCCTGCGACTGGAGCTCCTCTTCGCGGCCACCGAGTCCACCGCCAGCGACCTCGGGCCCACCGGCCTCCCGCTCGACCGTGCGGCCCTGCGCCACGCCCGCCGCGCCGCCGCCCAGCTCGAGCGGGAAGCCGCGCGAGCCTTCGGTCCGCCGGCCCGCTCCCGGAACTCCGACGACGCTGCGCCGTTGCGGCTGCTTCTTGCGGCCTTCCCCGAGCGCGTGACCCGCCGCCGGGAGCCCGGCAGTCCGCGGGGCCTGATGGTCGGAGGCCGCGGCGTGGTGCTGGACCCGCGCAGCGTGGTGCGCGAGGCGCCCTTCTTCCTCTCCATCGCCGTGGACGGCGCGGGCCCGGAGGCGCGCGTGCTCCTGGCCAGTCAGCTGGACCCCGCGTGGCTCTCGCGGCGAGAGGAGGTGGTCTGCGAGTTCGACGCAGACCGCCAGCAGGTGATCGCGGCGAGGCGGCTCCTGCACGAGGACCTCTGCCTCGAGGAGGCGCGCGCAGCCCCCCCCGCCGAGGCGGCCGCGGAGCTCCTCGCCACCGAGGCGGCGAAGGAGCTGTCGAAGGCGCTGACCCTCGACGGCGAGACGGGGCAGATCCTCGCCCGCCTGCGCTGCCTCGCGGCCTGGATGCCCGAGCTCGGGCTCCCCGCCTGCGATGACGACGCGCTCGTAGCTCTCCTGCCGGAGCTCTGCCACGGGCGACGCAGCTTCGCCGACCTTCGTGCCGTCGAGCTCGGGGCGTGGATCGTGGCGCGCCTCGAGCACGCCCAGCGTCAGGCCCTCGAGCGCCACGCCCCCACGCGGCTCGCCGTGCCGTCGGGGAGTCAGGTCCGGCTGGACTACGCCCCCGGGCGCGCCCCGGTGCTGGCCGTGCGCCTGCAGGAGCTCTTCGGCCTCGCGGACACCCCACGCATCGCGGCAGGACGCACCCCGGTGCTCCTGCACCTCCTCAGTCCGGCCGGCCGGCCGGTGCAGGTGACGCAGGATCTGCGGAGCTTCTGGAACACCACCTACCCCGAGGTGCGCAAGGAGCTGCGAGCCCGCTATCCCAAGCACGCCTGGCCCGAGGACCCCTGGAACGCCCCACCCGAGCGCCGCCCGCGCCGCCGCTCATAG
- a CDS encoding pyridoxal phosphate-dependent aminotransferase, translated as MFSSRLPESLTENALAQALAARRRSGLPLIDLTESNPTRVGLHYPERALAEAFASVELARYAPDPRGLLSAREAIAAVSDGRLEPERLFLTASTSEAYGFLFKLLCAPGDEVLVPQPSYPLFEHLTRLEGVVARPYRLHYHGRWAAELDELRRAVNRRTRALLLVSPNNPTGSCCEPAELAGLAELCARGAPGGEPLALVGDEVFADYPLHEGSPAPSVLDQERALAFSLGGLSKSCGLPQMKLGWIALGGPAGLRDEAARRLEVICDSYLSVGTPVQLVAPRLLELGADIRVEILERISGNLARLVAAVGRHPACTLYRPEGGWTAVVRVPALRSEEGLALELVEQEGVVVHPGYFFDFAHEAYLVLSLLPDPRCFGDAVERVLRRACAL; from the coding sequence ATGTTTTCGAGTCGGCTGCCAGAGTCCTTGACGGAGAACGCGCTCGCGCAGGCCCTCGCCGCGCGCCGGCGAAGCGGGTTGCCCCTCATCGACCTCACCGAGTCGAACCCCACGCGGGTCGGGCTTCACTACCCCGAGCGAGCGCTCGCCGAGGCCTTCGCGTCGGTGGAGCTGGCGCGCTACGCCCCGGATCCCCGCGGGCTGCTCTCGGCCCGCGAGGCCATCGCCGCGGTCTCCGACGGAAGGCTGGAGCCCGAGCGGCTCTTTCTCACCGCGAGCACGAGCGAGGCCTACGGCTTTCTCTTCAAGCTGCTCTGCGCGCCGGGCGACGAGGTGCTGGTTCCGCAGCCGAGCTACCCGCTCTTCGAGCACCTGACGCGGCTCGAAGGGGTCGTGGCGCGGCCGTACCGCCTGCACTATCACGGGCGCTGGGCGGCGGAGCTGGACGAGCTCCGCCGCGCGGTGAACCGTCGTACTCGCGCCCTCCTGCTCGTGAGCCCCAATAACCCCACCGGCTCGTGCTGCGAGCCGGCCGAGCTCGCCGGGCTGGCGGAGCTCTGCGCGCGAGGAGCCCCGGGAGGCGAGCCCCTGGCGCTCGTCGGGGACGAGGTCTTCGCGGACTACCCGCTTCACGAGGGTAGTCCGGCTCCGTCGGTGCTCGATCAAGAGCGCGCGCTCGCTTTCAGCCTGGGGGGACTCTCGAAGTCCTGCGGGCTCCCCCAGATGAAGCTCGGGTGGATCGCGCTCGGCGGACCGGCGGGGCTGCGGGACGAGGCCGCGCGCCGGCTGGAGGTGATCTGCGACAGCTATCTCTCGGTAGGGACCCCGGTGCAGCTCGTGGCCCCGCGGCTGCTCGAGCTCGGAGCCGATATCCGTGTCGAGATTCTAGAACGCATCAGCGGAAACCTGGCTCGGCTGGTCGCGGCGGTGGGTCGCCACCCCGCCTGCACGCTCTACCGGCCGGAGGGGGGCTGGACGGCCGTGGTGCGCGTGCCGGCCCTGCGGAGCGAGGAGGGGCTGGCGCTGGAGCTGGTCGAGCAGGAGGGCGTCGTGGTGCACCCGGGGTACTTCTTCGACTTCGCCCATGAAGCCTATCTCGTGCTGAGCCTGCTGCCCGACCCGCGCTGCTTCGGCGACGCGGTCGAGAGGGTGCTGAGGCGTGCGTGTGCGCTATGA
- a CDS encoding polyphosphate kinase 2 family protein, with the protein MKHYRFDRPGQTVDLGRLPTRPPKNFRREDAEKALAPLGEELFSLQELLWGARTHAVLLVLQGRDTAGKDGVIKNVVGYLNPRGVSVTSFGVPTEEEREHDFLWRVRPHAPRHGTFSIFNRSHYEDVLVVRVHDLVPKEVWSRRYEQIDAFEQTLAAHRTIVLKVYLHISAEEQQERLLEREADPKAAWKLSVGDWREREHWKAYTRAYEEALSRCASPEAPWLVVPADKKWYRNWVVADALCAALRPYRKEWQARLDTQGAQRHAELEAYRTASRSGRSPKPGDKAPRRGKGGSAKP; encoded by the coding sequence ATGAAACACTACCGTTTCGACCGACCGGGCCAGACCGTCGACCTCGGACGCCTTCCCACCCGTCCGCCGAAGAATTTCCGGCGCGAGGATGCGGAGAAGGCGCTCGCCCCTCTCGGTGAGGAGCTCTTCTCCCTGCAAGAGCTCCTCTGGGGGGCCCGCACGCACGCGGTCCTCCTCGTGCTGCAGGGCCGCGACACCGCCGGCAAGGATGGAGTGATCAAGAACGTCGTCGGATACCTGAATCCGCGCGGCGTCTCGGTGACGAGCTTCGGCGTCCCGACCGAGGAGGAACGGGAGCACGACTTCCTCTGGCGCGTCCGGCCCCACGCCCCGCGGCACGGCACCTTCTCCATCTTCAACCGCTCGCACTACGAGGACGTGCTGGTCGTGCGCGTCCACGACCTGGTCCCGAAGGAGGTCTGGTCGCGCCGCTACGAGCAGATCGACGCCTTCGAACAGACCCTCGCCGCGCACCGGACGATCGTGCTGAAGGTCTACCTGCACATCAGCGCCGAGGAGCAGCAGGAGCGACTGCTCGAGCGCGAGGCGGACCCCAAGGCGGCCTGGAAGCTGAGCGTGGGGGACTGGCGTGAACGGGAGCACTGGAAGGCCTACACCCGAGCCTACGAGGAGGCCCTCTCCCGCTGCGCGAGCCCCGAGGCCCCGTGGCTGGTCGTCCCGGCCGACAAGAAGTGGTACCGCAACTGGGTCGTGGCGGACGCTCTCTGCGCCGCGCTGCGCCCCTACCGGAAGGAGTGGCAGGCCCGCCTGGATACGCAAGGGGCCCAGCGCCACGCCGAGCTCGAGGCGTACCGTACGGCCTCGCGGTCCGGCCGGTCGCCAAAGCCGGGCGACAAAGCACCGCGCCGAGGGAAGGGAGGCAGCGCCAAGCCGTAG